In the genome of Chryseobacterium arthrosphaerae, one region contains:
- a CDS encoding TetR/AcrR family transcriptional regulator, with amino-acid sequence MGLHERRQREKESIRANILQAAFTLAKTEGWGSLSIRKIADAIEYSAPVVYDYFENKEAILFEISLDGFHKLHIELLKAQQKHDTPEEQLVAIVDAYWNFAFKNKEYYQLMFGLGMQCCGKGQMKKEFSSFQDLIYECTYNIIKKNGSNTDSACHMSHALFSAVHGMISIMMMRTADIPSTMNKTTLDETVSAFVKSL; translated from the coding sequence ATGGGCCTACATGAACGTCGTCAAAGAGAAAAAGAATCCATCCGTGCAAATATCCTGCAGGCGGCTTTTACTTTGGCTAAAACTGAAGGCTGGGGTTCACTTTCCATCAGGAAGATCGCTGATGCTATTGAATACAGTGCTCCGGTGGTATATGATTATTTTGAAAACAAGGAGGCTATTTTGTTTGAGATTTCTCTGGATGGCTTTCACAAGCTGCATATTGAACTCTTAAAAGCTCAGCAAAAGCATGATACCCCTGAGGAACAACTTGTTGCCATAGTGGATGCCTACTGGAACTTTGCTTTTAAGAATAAAGAATATTACCAGCTTATGTTTGGATTGGGAATGCAATGCTGCGGAAAAGGCCAGATGAAGAAGGAATTTTCTTCATTCCAGGATCTGATCTACGAATGCACTTATAACATTATCAAGAAAAACGGATCGAATACGGATAGTGCATGTCATATGTCTCATGCTTTGTTTTCAGCAGTTCACGGAATGATTTCCATTATGATGATGCGTACTGCAGATATCCCTTCAACAATGAATAAAACAACTTTGGACGAAACTGTTTCGGCTTTTGTGAAGTCTTTGTAA
- a CDS encoding efflux RND transporter periplasmic adaptor subunit has product MKIPGKTRLIVLISSIILLQSCTKAAEGSNAAPPAPELPVYTVITSPATTYQEFPTALEGKNNVEIRSQVDGYLDRIYVEEGAYVRAGQPLFKIDSRSYGEQMNMAQANLQAANANIQKARVEVDRLQPLVAAKVVSDVQLKTAKANYEATVAAAAQARASVGSARINVGFTTITAPVSGYIGRIPYKKGSLISRTDPNPLTLLSDISEIYAYFSLSELDFIAFQNKYPGATLEEKLKNMPMVDLVIADNSTYPEKGKLSIVDGQFDKTTGAISVRAVFPNASGTLRTGNTGRVRMPQLISNAVVIPQESTFEIQDKTYVYIMDKNKKVTGRPIKISGKTDSYYFISEGLSPGEKIVFTGIGNLKDGASINPKNISSDSLLRAKPL; this is encoded by the coding sequence ATGAAAATACCTGGAAAAACAAGATTAATTGTACTTATTTCAAGTATCATTCTTTTACAGAGCTGCACCAAAGCCGCAGAAGGATCCAATGCCGCACCACCGGCTCCAGAGCTTCCGGTTTATACCGTTATCACCTCCCCCGCAACTACCTATCAGGAATTCCCCACTGCTTTAGAAGGGAAAAACAACGTTGAAATCAGATCCCAGGTAGATGGTTACCTGGACAGAATATATGTAGAGGAAGGAGCTTATGTAAGAGCCGGACAGCCGTTATTTAAAATAGACTCCAGAAGCTATGGCGAACAGATGAATATGGCACAGGCCAACCTGCAGGCAGCCAACGCCAATATACAGAAAGCAAGAGTGGAGGTAGACAGACTTCAGCCTCTGGTAGCCGCTAAAGTAGTCTCTGATGTACAGCTGAAAACAGCGAAAGCCAATTACGAAGCAACCGTTGCAGCCGCAGCGCAGGCCAGAGCATCTGTAGGAAGCGCCAGAATCAATGTAGGATTTACTACCATTACAGCTCCGGTAAGCGGATATATTGGAAGAATTCCTTACAAAAAAGGAAGCCTGATCTCCAGAACAGATCCCAATCCGTTGACGCTATTATCCGACATCAGTGAGATCTATGCTTATTTCTCTCTGAGTGAGCTTGATTTCATTGCATTTCAGAATAAATATCCGGGTGCTACTTTAGAAGAAAAACTGAAAAATATGCCTATGGTAGATCTGGTGATTGCCGACAACAGCACATATCCTGAAAAAGGAAAACTGAGTATTGTAGACGGACAGTTTGATAAAACCACCGGAGCCATCAGTGTACGTGCAGTATTCCCTAATGCAAGCGGAACCCTGAGAACCGGAAACACAGGAAGAGTACGTATGCCTCAGCTGATTTCCAATGCAGTGGTCATCCCACAGGAATCTACTTTCGAAATTCAGGATAAAACCTATGTATACATCATGGATAAGAACAAAAAAGTAACCGGAAGACCTATTAAAATCTCAGGAAAAACAGACAGCTATTACTTCATTTCCGAAGGGCTTTCTCCGGGAGAAAAAATTGTATTCACAGGGATTGGAAACTTAAAGGACGGTGCCTCTATCAACCCGAAGAATATTTCTTCCGACAGCTTGCTGAGAGCTAAACCTTTGTAA
- a CDS encoding efflux RND transporter permease subunit — MLKQFIERPVLSTVISIILLLLGALSLFNLPIALFPDIAPPSVQVTAFYPGANAEVVARSVATPIEEAVNGVENMTYMTSNSSNDGTMTLSVFFKQGADPDNAAVNVQNRVSKAMSQLPQEVVQAGISTQKVQNSMIMFMGLTSEDAKQYDELFLQNYLKINVIPQIQRIPGVAQAQVFGTRDYSMRIWLKPDRLAGNNLSPQEVLGAIKDHNLEAAPGRLGQGSKETYEYILKYKGKLNKDEDYENIAIKANSDGSFLRLRDVARVEFGSYTYTATNRVDGKPVAGFAILQTAGSNANEILTEIEKQVEVMETTLPKGVKPIIMYNSKDFLDASIHQVVETLVIAFILVFIVVYIFLQDFRSTLIPAIAVPVAIIGTFFFLQLFGFSINMLTLFALVLAIGIVVDDAIVVVEAVHSKMEQTGMPVEHATMNSMSEISGAIISITLVMCAVFIPVGFMQGPAGVFYRQFAFTLAIAILISAVNALTLSPALCAMFLNDPQGEHGEHGQKKGFGARFFNAFNASFNSMTRKYIYSLKFLIKNKWVAIGGLVVITAASVFLIKKAPSGFIPTEDQGFVLYAVNTPPGSSLERTHRATEQIDKIINGEKATNHLWVADGMNFISNANASPYSAGFIKLKDYDKRGEMKDPDQIAATLTGKVSQVKDANAFFFNFPTVQGFGNVSGFEFMLQDKTNGSFEQLGTTTQQFIGELMKRPEIAFAFTTYAAGNPQYTIDVDTDKANQLGVSVTELMQTMQIYFGSSFVSDFNRFGKYYRVMAQADIPYRTDVNSLEGIYVKNKSGEMVPAKTLVTLKRSFGPETVTRNNLFNAVTINGTPKPGYSTGDAIKAVEEVAQQSLPRGYGYEWTGITREEIKTSGQTAFIFFLSILFVYFLLAAQYESYILPFAIILTIPTGIFGVFAFTGLAGIDNNIYVQVGLIMLVGLLAKNAILIVEFAVQRRKAGKTLIESALQASRLRLRPILMTSFAFIVGMLPLVWTQGASSKGNHSIGYSTVGGMLTGVVFGIFIIPVMYVVFQYLHEKMPSRKKKRLLKKQMEEELLAATH, encoded by the coding sequence ATGTTAAAACAATTTATAGAACGACCGGTCCTTTCAACGGTCATCTCCATCATACTTTTATTATTGGGAGCTTTATCTCTCTTTAATTTACCGATTGCCCTCTTCCCGGATATTGCCCCGCCCAGTGTACAGGTAACGGCTTTCTATCCGGGAGCCAATGCTGAAGTGGTGGCCCGTTCGGTGGCAACGCCTATTGAAGAAGCAGTGAACGGGGTTGAGAATATGACCTACATGACCTCTAACTCCAGTAATGACGGTACCATGACCCTGAGTGTTTTCTTCAAACAGGGAGCTGATCCGGATAATGCTGCGGTCAACGTTCAGAACCGTGTATCCAAAGCCATGAGCCAGCTTCCCCAGGAAGTAGTGCAGGCCGGAATCTCTACGCAGAAAGTACAGAACAGTATGATCATGTTCATGGGACTGACCAGTGAAGATGCCAAACAATATGATGAGTTATTCCTTCAAAATTACCTGAAGATCAACGTTATCCCGCAGATTCAGCGTATTCCGGGGGTGGCTCAGGCCCAGGTATTCGGAACAAGGGATTATTCCATGAGGATCTGGCTGAAACCGGATCGTCTGGCCGGCAACAATCTTTCTCCACAGGAAGTTCTGGGAGCCATCAAAGACCACAATCTTGAAGCAGCGCCGGGTCGTCTTGGCCAGGGAAGTAAGGAAACTTACGAATATATCCTTAAATACAAAGGTAAACTGAATAAGGATGAAGATTATGAAAATATTGCGATCAAAGCAAACAGTGACGGCTCTTTCCTAAGGTTAAGAGATGTAGCAAGGGTAGAATTCGGTTCTTATACTTATACTGCGACAAACAGAGTAGACGGAAAACCGGTTGCGGGATTTGCCATCTTACAAACAGCAGGATCCAATGCCAATGAAATCCTGACTGAAATTGAGAAACAGGTTGAAGTAATGGAAACCACTCTTCCAAAAGGAGTAAAACCCATTATCATGTATAACTCGAAAGACTTTCTGGATGCTTCGATCCATCAGGTAGTGGAAACACTTGTTATTGCTTTTATTCTTGTATTTATTGTTGTTTATATTTTCCTTCAGGATTTCAGATCAACATTAATTCCGGCCATTGCAGTACCGGTAGCCATCATCGGAACGTTCTTCTTCCTGCAGTTGTTTGGTTTCAGTATCAATATGCTTACACTGTTTGCATTGGTTCTGGCCATTGGTATTGTAGTGGATGACGCCATTGTTGTGGTAGAGGCCGTCCATTCAAAAATGGAACAGACGGGAATGCCTGTAGAACATGCCACGATGAATTCCATGAGTGAAATTTCAGGTGCTATTATTTCCATTACACTGGTAATGTGTGCCGTATTTATTCCGGTTGGTTTCATGCAGGGGCCTGCAGGGGTTTTCTACAGACAGTTTGCCTTTACATTAGCTATTGCGATTTTAATCTCAGCAGTGAATGCATTAACATTAAGTCCTGCCTTATGTGCTATGTTCCTGAATGATCCTCAGGGGGAACACGGTGAACACGGTCAAAAGAAAGGTTTTGGAGCAAGATTTTTCAATGCCTTCAATGCGAGCTTCAACAGCATGACCAGAAAATATATCTACAGCCTTAAATTTTTAATTAAAAACAAATGGGTAGCGATAGGAGGTCTTGTTGTCATTACAGCAGCCAGTGTCTTCCTGATCAAAAAAGCTCCGTCAGGATTTATACCTACTGAGGACCAGGGATTTGTATTGTACGCCGTGAATACTCCTCCGGGAAGTTCACTGGAAAGAACCCACAGGGCTACGGAACAGATCGATAAGATCATCAACGGAGAAAAAGCAACCAATCACCTTTGGGTGGCAGACGGGATGAACTTTATCAGTAATGCCAACGCATCTCCTTATTCTGCAGGGTTTATTAAACTTAAAGATTACGACAAACGTGGAGAAATGAAGGACCCTGATCAGATTGCAGCAACCCTGACAGGGAAAGTAAGCCAGGTAAAAGATGCCAATGCATTCTTCTTCAACTTCCCTACGGTACAAGGTTTCGGTAACGTCTCCGGGTTTGAATTCATGCTGCAGGATAAAACGAACGGGTCTTTTGAACAGCTGGGAACAACCACTCAGCAATTCATTGGAGAACTGATGAAACGTCCCGAGATAGCTTTTGCTTTCACCACTTATGCTGCAGGAAATCCGCAATATACGATTGATGTGGATACGGATAAAGCGAATCAATTGGGCGTTTCCGTTACAGAGCTTATGCAGACTATGCAGATCTATTTCGGAAGTAGTTTTGTATCGGACTTCAACAGATTCGGAAAATATTACAGGGTAATGGCCCAGGCTGATATTCCTTACCGTACGGATGTAAACTCTTTAGAAGGAATTTATGTAAAAAACAAATCCGGAGAAATGGTTCCTGCTAAAACATTGGTAACCCTGAAAAGATCTTTCGGTCCTGAAACAGTGACAAGAAATAACCTTTTCAATGCCGTAACGATTAACGGAACTCCAAAACCCGGATACAGTACAGGAGATGCTATTAAAGCTGTAGAAGAAGTAGCCCAGCAATCCCTTCCGAGAGGATATGGATATGAATGGACCGGGATTACCCGTGAAGAGATCAAAACCAGCGGGCAGACTGCATTTATTTTCTTCCTGAGTATTCTGTTTGTATACTTCCTTCTGGCTGCTCAATATGAAAGTTATATCCTTCCGTTTGCCATTATTCTTACAATTCCTACAGGAATTTTCGGAGTATTTGCCTTTACGGGATTAGCCGGAATCGATAACAATATTTACGTTCAGGTAGGATTGATCATGCTTGTCGGGCTATTGGCGAAGAATGCCATCCTGATTGTTGAATTTGCCGTACAGAGAAGAAAGGCAGGAAAAACATTGATTGAATCTGCCCTTCAGGCATCAAGATTACGTTTAAGACCGATCTTAATGACCTCTTTTGCCTTCATCGTGGGAATGCTTCCGCTGGTATGGACTCAGGGTGCTTCTTCAAAAGGAAACCACTCTATCGGTTACAGTACTGTAGGAGGAATGCTGACAGGAGTTGTATTCGGAATCTTTATTATTCCTGTGATGTACGTAGTCTTCCAGTACCTGCATGAAAAAATGCCGAGCAGAAAAAAGAAAAGACTTCTAAAAAAACAGATGGAAGAAGAACTTTTAGCTGCTACACACTAA
- a CDS encoding efflux transporter outer membrane subunit, with the protein MKRVKNIILTFAIAIGSVSCVSKLAYTEPDLPLPEKFQYTATADTASIANLEWKQFFNDPILQELIEKGIKNNYDLQIALKQVAASQEKLKQAKYMQYPDVGFGVSGQISKPSKNSMNGQSLNLFLGSSHVEDYNAAFNLSWEADIWGKIKNQQEVARMQYLQTYEGSKAVQTQVVAAIAQGYYNLLMLDKQLAIAKSNLELTSNTLLMTQKMWESGDNTSLGVQQAAAQKQATELLIAQLEQNIAIQENALSILVGELPNKVNRTIEMSDTSLPQTITAGLPAAMVSRRPDVRQQELALLESNAMVGIAQASMYPSLKITANGGVNSFKFDNWFQIPASLFGSVLGGLTQPIFQKRQLKTDFEVAKIQREKNVLAFRQSVLNAVGEVSDALVSNENLKIQEQKATEQSTTLKDGIKSAQLLYKGGSANYLEVITAQGNSLQAELNLASIKRQRLSSIVDLYRALGGGWK; encoded by the coding sequence ATGAAAAGAGTAAAAAATATTATTTTAACATTTGCGATAGCCATAGGTTCTGTTTCGTGCGTGTCAAAACTGGCTTACACAGAACCGGACCTTCCGCTTCCTGAAAAGTTTCAGTATACGGCAACTGCTGACACAGCCAGTATTGCCAACCTGGAGTGGAAACAGTTTTTCAACGACCCTATTCTGCAGGAACTGATTGAAAAAGGAATTAAAAATAATTATGATCTTCAGATTGCCTTAAAGCAGGTAGCCGCTTCACAGGAAAAACTGAAACAGGCAAAATATATGCAATATCCGGATGTTGGGTTCGGAGTAAGCGGACAGATTTCAAAACCTTCCAAAAACAGCATGAACGGACAAAGCTTAAATTTATTTTTAGGATCAAGCCATGTTGAAGATTATAATGCAGCCTTCAACCTTTCATGGGAAGCAGATATCTGGGGAAAAATCAAAAACCAGCAGGAAGTTGCAAGAATGCAGTATCTTCAGACTTATGAAGGCTCGAAAGCTGTTCAGACTCAGGTGGTAGCAGCTATTGCGCAGGGATATTACAACCTGCTGATGCTTGACAAACAACTGGCTATTGCAAAATCCAATCTGGAACTGACCAGCAATACCCTGTTAATGACTCAAAAAATGTGGGAAAGCGGTGATAACACTTCTTTGGGAGTACAACAGGCAGCAGCACAGAAGCAAGCAACGGAACTTCTGATTGCCCAGCTTGAACAGAATATTGCGATCCAGGAAAATGCATTGAGTATTCTGGTAGGCGAACTTCCTAATAAAGTAAACAGAACGATTGAAATGTCTGATACTTCTCTTCCTCAGACTATCACGGCAGGACTTCCGGCAGCTATGGTAAGCCGCAGACCGGATGTCCGTCAGCAGGAACTGGCTTTGCTGGAATCCAATGCGATGGTGGGAATTGCCCAGGCCAGCATGTATCCTTCATTAAAGATTACAGCCAATGGTGGGGTCAACTCATTTAAATTTGATAACTGGTTTCAGATTCCTGCCTCACTGTTCGGATCAGTTCTGGGAGGACTTACGCAACCGATCTTCCAGAAAAGACAGTTGAAAACTGATTTCGAAGTAGCTAAAATTCAAAGAGAGAAAAATGTACTGGCATTCCGTCAGTCTGTACTGAACGCTGTAGGTGAAGTTTCCGATGCGCTGGTTTCCAATGAAAATTTAAAAATTCAGGAGCAAAAGGCCACAGAACAATCTACTACCCTTAAAGACGGAATAAAAAGTGCGCAGCTTCTTTACAAAGGAGGTTCAGCCAATTACCTGGAAGTGATTACAGCACAGGGGAATTCATTACAGGCAGAACTCAATCTTGCTTCCATCAAAAGACAGAGATTAAGCAGCATTGTAGATTTATACAGAGCGCTGGGCGGCGGTTGGAAGTAG
- the miaA gene encoding tRNA (adenosine(37)-N6)-dimethylallyltransferase MiaA, whose protein sequence is MKKKNLISVVGPTGIGKTKLAIDLARHFNTEIVSCDSRQFFKEMKIGTAAPSEEELAAAPHHFIGNLSVEDYYSIGQYEEDALQKLSELFKTHDTVILVGGSMMYEKAVIEGLNDLPEANAGNQEKLQKIMDEEGIEKLQNILKELDPDYFSIVDIHNHRRLLRAIDVIWQTDKKYSEQIAVSQDSRDFNVIRIGIDAPREELYDRINRRVDIMMEKGLLDEVRGLEKFKGLAALNTVGYAELFKYFDGEWDLDFAVSEIKKNSRRYAKRQLTWYRKADDIHYLPLGYSEKDFEDLLQWIAEEFEK, encoded by the coding sequence GTGAAAAAGAAAAATTTGATTTCTGTAGTAGGTCCCACCGGAATTGGTAAAACAAAACTGGCCATTGATCTTGCCCGGCATTTCAATACGGAGATTGTTTCCTGTGATTCCAGACAGTTTTTTAAAGAAATGAAAATCGGAACAGCAGCACCCTCCGAGGAAGAGCTGGCGGCCGCACCTCATCATTTTATCGGAAATCTTTCTGTGGAAGACTATTATTCCATAGGGCAATATGAAGAAGATGCCTTACAAAAACTCAGTGAACTTTTTAAAACCCATGATACCGTTATCCTGGTTGGTGGAAGCATGATGTATGAAAAAGCCGTGATTGAAGGTTTGAATGATCTTCCTGAAGCCAATGCCGGAAACCAGGAGAAACTTCAGAAAATAATGGATGAGGAAGGTATTGAAAAGCTTCAGAATATTTTGAAGGAGCTCGATCCGGATTATTTCAGTATAGTGGATATTCACAATCACAGAAGGCTTCTGCGTGCGATAGATGTTATCTGGCAAACGGATAAAAAATATTCGGAACAGATTGCCGTTTCACAGGACTCCAGGGATTTCAACGTAATCAGGATAGGAATAGATGCTCCGAGAGAAGAGTTGTATGACAGAATCAACCGCAGAGTAGATATCATGATGGAGAAAGGGCTGCTGGATGAGGTGAGGGGATTGGAAAAATTCAAAGGGCTTGCCGCTTTAAACACGGTTGGATATGCTGAGCTATTCAAATATTTTGATGGAGAATGGGATCTTGATTTTGCCGTTTCAGAAATCAAAAAAAATAGCCGCAGATATGCGAAACGTCAGCTGACCTGGTACAGGAAAGCGGATGATATTCATTATTTACCATTAGGGTATTCTGAAAAAGACTTTGAAGATTTGCTGCAATGGATTGCGGAGGAGTTTGAAAAGTAA
- a CDS encoding YicC family protein, translating to MTGFGRAEGVFEGKKITIDIKSLNSKSFDLNIKIPLRYKEKEFEIRKILNDRIIRGKVDCYVNLENLEESNDVKINKSLIDSYINELKNIASDGPDFEYLKMAVRLPDAISSRPDELTDGEWEALAKIVNAAVDRFEEFRKTEGNILHEELNRNIENIEKYLGEVIPFEEERIVSVKERYQKALKEFENVDETRFYQEMAYFTEKLDISEEKVRLTQHLKYYKDVMDNESFNGKKLGFISQEIGREINTLGSKANHAAIQKLVVMMKDDLEKIKEQTLNVL from the coding sequence ATGACTGGCTTCGGTAGAGCCGAAGGTGTTTTTGAAGGAAAAAAAATAACAATAGATATTAAATCTCTGAACAGCAAAAGCTTTGATTTGAATATCAAAATTCCTTTACGTTATAAAGAGAAAGAATTTGAGATCAGAAAAATTCTTAATGATAGAATTATCCGTGGAAAAGTAGACTGCTACGTCAATTTAGAGAATCTTGAAGAATCTAATGATGTAAAAATCAATAAAAGCTTAATTGATTCTTATATCAATGAACTTAAAAACATTGCTTCAGACGGTCCCGATTTCGAATACCTTAAAATGGCGGTAAGACTTCCTGATGCGATCAGCTCAAGACCTGATGAACTGACTGATGGTGAATGGGAAGCATTGGCTAAGATCGTCAATGCCGCTGTAGACCGTTTCGAAGAATTCAGAAAAACCGAAGGCAATATTCTGCATGAAGAACTGAACAGGAACATTGAAAATATTGAAAAATATCTTGGTGAAGTGATTCCTTTTGAAGAAGAAAGAATTGTAAGCGTAAAAGAAAGGTATCAAAAGGCTCTGAAAGAATTTGAAAACGTAGATGAAACCCGTTTCTACCAGGAAATGGCCTATTTCACTGAGAAGCTTGACATTTCAGAAGAAAAGGTAAGGCTTACCCAGCATTTGAAATATTATAAAGATGTAATGGATAATGAATCTTTCAACGGAAAAAAACTGGGCTTCATTTCTCAGGAGATCGGAAGAGAGATCAATACATTAGGTTCAAAAGCCAACCATGCAGCGATCCAGAAACTGGTCGTGATGATGAAGGATGATCTGGAAAAAATAAAAGAGCAAACGTTAAACGTATTATAA
- the gmk gene encoding guanylate kinase, protein MDKVIIFSAPSGSGKTTLVKHSLETFPELKFSISCTTRQPRGSEVHAVDYHFLTPDEFRQKISEDAFVEFEEVYTDKYYGTLKSEVEKIWNQGKVVIFDVDVKGGISLKKYFGEKALSIFIEPPSIEELERRLISRNTDDAETIKTRVAKAEEEMSYAGEFDRIVINTDLDVAKKEIESLIKSFISN, encoded by the coding sequence ATGGATAAAGTAATTATATTTTCAGCACCATCAGGGAGCGGAAAAACTACATTGGTAAAACATTCTCTGGAAACATTTCCTGAGCTGAAATTTTCGATTTCCTGTACAACGAGGCAACCGAGAGGAAGTGAAGTGCATGCCGTGGACTATCATTTCCTAACGCCCGATGAATTCAGACAAAAGATTTCAGAAGATGCCTTTGTAGAATTTGAAGAAGTGTATACTGATAAATATTACGGTACTTTAAAATCTGAAGTGGAAAAGATCTGGAATCAGGGAAAAGTTGTTATTTTTGATGTGGATGTAAAAGGTGGGATTTCACTGAAAAAATATTTCGGAGAAAAAGCATTGTCTATTTTTATAGAACCCCCTTCCATTGAAGAATTGGAACGGAGATTGATCTCCAGAAACACAGATGATGCAGAAACCATCAAAACCCGTGTAGCAAAGGCAGAAGAAGAAATGTCCTATGCCGGCGAGTTTGACAGGATCGTTATCAATACCGATCTTGATGTAGCAAAAAAAGAAATAGAAAGTTTAATAAAAAGTTTTATCAGTAATTAA
- the nadA gene encoding quinolinate synthase NadA, with translation MSTETLEKAKSAIPVKGFLDIKDIAIPQGEELVKAILKLKEEKNAVILAHYYQPGEIQDIADFLGDSLQLARQAKETNADMIVFCGVHFMAEAAKILNPTKKVVLPDTMAGCSLADGCSGEGLRKMREQHPNALIATYINCNAETKAESDIIVTSSNAETVIEALPKDRPIIFAPDKNLGRYLSKKTGRDMILWDGSCVVHEAFSMERIAKQLADNPDAKLIAHPESEEAVLKLAHFIGSTSALLNYVEKDDCQKFIIATEEGILHEMRKRAPHKELIPALVFDESCNCSECFYMKRNTMEKLYLCMKYELPEILIDEELRLKALKPIEAMLDLSKSIK, from the coding sequence ATGAGTACCGAAACATTAGAAAAAGCTAAATCTGCAATTCCTGTAAAAGGTTTTCTGGATATAAAAGATATTGCCATTCCTCAGGGAGAAGAACTGGTAAAAGCTATTCTTAAGCTTAAAGAAGAAAAGAATGCTGTCATTCTTGCTCACTATTACCAGCCGGGAGAAATTCAGGATATCGCTGATTTCCTTGGAGATTCTTTACAGCTGGCAAGACAGGCTAAAGAAACAAATGCTGACATGATCGTATTCTGTGGAGTACACTTCATGGCTGAAGCTGCCAAAATCCTGAACCCAACTAAAAAAGTAGTTCTTCCGGATACTATGGCAGGCTGCTCTCTGGCAGACGGATGTTCCGGAGAAGGACTGAGAAAGATGCGTGAACAGCACCCCAATGCCCTGATCGCCACTTACATCAACTGTAATGCAGAAACCAAAGCCGAAAGTGATATCATCGTCACCAGCTCAAATGCTGAAACAGTAATTGAAGCCCTTCCAAAAGACAGACCTATCATTTTTGCACCGGATAAAAACCTTGGAAGATATCTTTCTAAGAAAACCGGCCGTGATATGATCCTTTGGGATGGCAGCTGTGTAGTGCATGAGGCATTCTCTATGGAAAGAATTGCAAAACAACTGGCAGACAACCCGGATGCAAAACTGATTGCGCACCCTGAAAGTGAAGAGGCTGTTCTTAAGCTGGCCCACTTCATAGGTTCTACTTCTGCCCTGTTGAATTATGTAGAGAAAGACGACTGCCAGAAATTCATCATCGCTACAGAAGAAGGTATTCTGCACGAAATGAGAAAACGTGCTCCTCATAAAGAATTAATTCCTGCCCTTGTTTTTGATGAAAGCTGCAACTGTTCAGAATGTTTCTACATGAAACGCAACACCATGGAGAAACTGTACTTATGTATGAAGTATGAACTTCCTGAGATTCTCATCGACGAAGAATTAAGATTAAAAGCATTGAAACCTATTGAGGCCATGCTTGATCTTTCAAAAAGCATAAAATAA
- a CDS encoding bacteriocin-like protein: protein MKNLKKLSRQQLGELQGAAGANCTGCPRNTTYGNGPNDAPCDAYHMLPLRCKMCVIVSIECMDGGVS, encoded by the coding sequence ATGAAAAATTTAAAGAAACTGAGCAGGCAGCAACTGGGCGAATTACAGGGAGCTGCAGGGGCCAACTGTACAGGATGTCCAAGAAATACAACTTATGGAAACGGTCCTAATGATGCTCCGTGTGATGCCTATCATATGCTTCCTTTACGCTGCAAAATGTGCGTTATCGTAAGTATAGAATGTATGGATGGGGGAGTGTCTTAA
- a CDS encoding bacteriocin-like protein produces the protein MKKSKKLNRENLKSINGGHDINDCFEYCPAGPYGPDQPRSCADYYALPECCKMRVLVSYECFDPR, from the coding sequence ATGAAAAAATCAAAGAAATTAAACAGAGAGAATTTAAAATCAATTAATGGTGGTCATGATATCAACGACTGTTTTGAATATTGTCCTGCCGGACCTTACGGACCGGATCAGCCGAGATCATGCGCCGATTATTATGCTTTACCTGAGTGCTGCAAAATGAGGGTTTTGGTAAGCTATGAATGCTTTGACCCCCGTTAA